The Streptomyces sp. NL15-2K genome contains a region encoding:
- a CDS encoding sugar ABC transporter permease, with translation MATVLDPAGAPTADKRRPARRTPSTAPGGRRRHIPPLLAISPFYVLFAVFGTFPVLYSLYLSFQDWDGIGDMRFVGLKQYGWLLQDSVFWHSVLNTFEIWFLSTVPMLFLALVLAFLLHSQVRFTGAYRVAYFIPNVTSMVAMTIVFGSVFAQAGLANSVLRAVGLDGIGWLSSEWGIKSSVSIMIIWRWIGYNALIFLAGLQAIPTEHFEAARVDGANSWQTLFRVIVPQLRPVILFAAITSTINGLQIFTESQVLFQSTDVGTTGGPGQEGMTIVLYLWQKAFKEHQFGYGAAMGWLLFAIIAIFTIINWRLVSGSDRDDRRPGIAGLLRRKGARNGR, from the coding sequence ATGGCCACGGTTCTCGACCCGGCGGGCGCGCCGACCGCCGACAAGCGGCGCCCTGCCCGCCGTACCCCGTCCACCGCCCCGGGCGGACGCAGACGCCATATCCCACCCCTCCTCGCGATCTCCCCGTTCTACGTGCTGTTCGCCGTCTTCGGCACCTTCCCGGTGCTCTACTCCCTCTACCTGTCCTTCCAGGACTGGGACGGCATCGGCGACATGCGCTTCGTCGGCCTCAAGCAGTACGGCTGGCTGCTCCAGGACTCCGTGTTCTGGCACTCGGTGCTCAACACCTTCGAGATCTGGTTCCTGTCCACGGTGCCGATGCTCTTCCTCGCCCTGGTGCTCGCGTTCCTGCTGCACTCGCAGGTCCGGTTCACCGGCGCTTACCGGGTCGCGTACTTCATCCCCAACGTCACCTCGATGGTCGCCATGACCATCGTCTTCGGCTCGGTCTTCGCGCAGGCGGGCCTGGCCAACTCGGTGCTCAGGGCCGTCGGTCTGGACGGCATCGGCTGGCTGTCCTCCGAGTGGGGCATCAAGTCGTCCGTCTCCATCATGATCATCTGGCGGTGGATCGGCTACAACGCCCTGATCTTCCTCGCGGGCCTCCAGGCCATCCCCACCGAGCACTTCGAGGCCGCCCGCGTCGACGGCGCGAACAGCTGGCAGACCCTCTTCCGGGTCATCGTGCCGCAGCTGCGCCCGGTGATCCTCTTCGCCGCCATCACCTCCACCATCAACGGCCTGCAGATCTTCACCGAGTCCCAGGTGCTCTTCCAGTCGACCGACGTCGGAACCACGGGCGGACCGGGTCAGGAAGGGATGACCATCGTGCTCTACCTGTGGCAGAAGGCCTTCAAGGAGCACCAGTTCGGCTACGGGGCCGCGATGGGCTGGCTCCTCTTCGCGATCATCGCGATCTTCACGATCATCAACTGGCGGCTGGTCTCCGGGTCCGACCGCGACGACCGCCGACCCGGCATCGCCGGTCTGCTGCGACGCAAGGGGGCCCGCAATGGCCGCTGA
- a CDS encoding carbohydrate ABC transporter permease, with the protein MAADRTTGNRTTGSAGLAIGSGSRLTRICVRVALLLGVLVSLFPFYWLVVMASGTTEDIFRYPPKLVPGPHLLDNMRRVLDTIDFFGSLFNTIVVAVLGTALVLFFDSLAAFAFAKYEFPGKRYLFGMLLVTYMIPAQLSLVPQFVTMAEFGWAGSLKALIIPSAANAFGIFWMRQYAQNSLPDELLDAGRIDGAGFFRLYWTVALPLFRPALAFLGIFTFIGLWNDYIWPLVVMINPDKVTLQVALANLNTLYNSDYALVMAGALMSVIPLIVVFLIGARHFLRDLAAGATKM; encoded by the coding sequence ATGGCCGCTGACAGGACGACCGGCAACAGGACGACCGGCAGCGCGGGCCTCGCCATCGGCTCCGGCAGCAGGCTCACCCGGATCTGCGTCCGGGTGGCGCTGCTCCTGGGCGTGCTGGTCTCGCTGTTCCCGTTCTACTGGCTGGTGGTGATGGCCTCCGGCACCACCGAGGACATCTTCCGCTACCCGCCCAAGCTCGTGCCGGGCCCGCATCTCCTTGACAACATGCGGCGGGTGCTCGACACCATCGACTTCTTCGGCTCCCTGTTCAACACCATCGTCGTGGCCGTGCTCGGGACCGCGCTGGTGCTGTTCTTCGACTCGCTGGCCGCGTTCGCCTTCGCCAAGTACGAGTTCCCGGGCAAGAGGTACCTGTTCGGCATGCTCCTGGTCACGTACATGATTCCCGCGCAACTGTCGCTGGTGCCGCAGTTCGTCACCATGGCCGAGTTCGGCTGGGCCGGTTCGCTGAAGGCACTGATCATTCCCAGCGCGGCCAACGCCTTCGGCATCTTCTGGATGCGTCAGTACGCCCAGAACTCGCTGCCCGACGAACTGCTGGACGCCGGGCGGATCGACGGCGCCGGCTTCTTCCGGCTGTACTGGACGGTGGCGTTGCCGCTGTTCCGGCCTGCCCTCGCCTTCCTCGGCATCTTCACGTTCATCGGCCTCTGGAACGACTACATCTGGCCGCTGGTCGTCATGATCAACCCGGACAAGGTCACCCTCCAGGTCGCCCTGGCGAACCTCAACACCCTGTACAACTCCGACTACGCCCTCGTGATGGCAGGCGCCCTGATGAGCGTCATCCCGTTGATCGTCGTCTTCCTGATCGGCGCGCGGCACTTCCTGCGAGACCTCGCGGCAGGGGCGACCAAGATGTGA
- a CDS encoding TetR/AcrR family transcriptional regulator, which yields MAQVRPMRADARRNHERLLEVAAEAFAEHGENASLDDIAKRAGVGSGTLYRHFPTRQALLEAAYLDRIEALAARADDIAARLPPGEALVEWLNELSAGMIQVRGLKTLLGSAVTDGSPAVVTACGDCVKNAAARLVGAAQREGTLRRDVDPIDVLRLAHGVATASELADGEGTRIRRYLALLTEGLRP from the coding sequence ATGGCGCAGGTCAGGCCCATGCGGGCGGACGCCCGTCGCAACCACGAGCGGTTGCTGGAGGTGGCGGCCGAGGCGTTCGCCGAGCACGGGGAGAACGCGTCCCTCGACGACATCGCCAAGCGGGCGGGGGTCGGCTCCGGCACGCTCTACCGGCACTTCCCGACGCGGCAGGCGCTGCTGGAGGCGGCGTACCTCGACCGGATCGAGGCGCTCGCGGCACGGGCCGACGACATCGCCGCGCGACTGCCGCCAGGCGAGGCGCTCGTGGAGTGGCTGAACGAACTCAGCGCCGGCATGATCCAGGTCCGCGGGCTGAAGACCCTGCTCGGGTCCGCCGTCACGGACGGCAGCCCGGCCGTGGTCACCGCCTGCGGCGACTGCGTCAAGAACGCGGCGGCGCGGCTGGTCGGGGCGGCACAGCGGGAGGGGACGCTACGGCGGGACGTCGACCCGATCGACGTCCTGCGCCTGGCCCACGGGGTGGCGACGGCGTCGGAGCTGGCGGACGGGGAGGGGACGCGCATCCGCCGGTACCTGGCGTTGCTCACGGAGGGGTTGCGGCCTTAG